GCTACATACCCTATTACAGTTATtgcaccacccacacgaccagttaggggtggaggacaggcgagtagaaggcgtcctagaggtggagacccaaccgttgatatatttgttttatggtatggcggaggtcgctacatcagatggtgtcattacaggaaCGACCtcaatttaatataaaggaataatttccttaacttgattcggttttgagtatcgaaacgagtccttctattgtgctccacttatgagtgagcttcgtaattttataatctacttatgtgtttactcatgttgggagattctatggagataactacgcctatcattccatattggtcactaataagagctgtgaggctaaagatggctttctgttactcatttcggtaagttttgatgtaatttacggataattaattacaaattgtgaatttgTATGCCCTActagtgtggggttcattatgtgttgtgatttggtgtaaccaaaattatttaaaaggagaaaatggaaattttcgattggcacgatgtgcatattacttgtgattcagaactaaggacgagatcctcacattttaatataaattgatacgtttaaaccgggctacgagttgcggtggaagttatataaggacgagatctttgtgaggaaaattcttgtgtctaagttctcccttgtgaaattaatttgtactatagtaataatagggagtcatgcctgttaggcttatttgaaaattgttttatgaaattctatgtgcatacttgccaaattcgtgttgtaattattgagttttaacctatgaggtaggtgcccgccaaggtggcattaaatgtgactcgttaattcgggtaaataattatgaggtcttcatgcctcgcatctcatTATCAGTATTGTAagggtttgaaatgagatttttttaacataaagttaattgacgattctgtaattgattatgaacaactattaagactagattgaccagaagggtgctccgttaaggtggaccgaagagtgtgaggagagctttcagaagctcaggaccgctttgactacaacgctagtgttggtattacccataggttcaggatcttacacggtgtattgtgatgcatctcgtattggacttggtgaaatattaatgcaagatggtagagtgattgcttatgcatcgtggcagttgaaagttcatgagaagaattatccggttcatgacttagaattggcatccattgttcatgtgctgaagattttGAGACACTACCTCTACGGCGTGTCATGTgaagtattcacagatcatcgtagtctacagtatctATTCAGACAAAAAGATCTttatttgaggtagagaagatggttggaggtgttgaaatattatgatatcaccattttgtatcaccctggaaaggccaatgtggtggccgatgctttgagtagaaagggtgtgagtatgggcagccttgcgtatattctagttggtgagaggctGCTAGtggcagatgttcagactttggccaatcagtttgtgaggttggatgtttcagagcccagtcgggttctagattgtaaagtcgctcggtcttctttatatgagcatatcAGAGAGCGACAGCATGATGATCTTCATTTGTTTGACCTCAAGgatacggtgcggcacggtggtgccaagaaggttgtTGATGGAGTTTTGCAGATGCAAGGTCatatatgtgttcctaatatggatgggcttcgtgaattaattcttgaataggcccacagttcccggtattctattcatccaggtaccgccaaaatgtataaAGATTTTCGGCAAtgttattagtggaggagaatgaagaaggatatagttgcattttgtagctcggtgtctaaattgcaaGCAAatcaagtacgagcattagagacctggtggttggcgtcagaagttagaaattcctgagtggaagtgggagcgtatcactatggattttgttgttgggcttccacagactcagagaaaatttgacgcagtatgggttattgtggacaggttgaccaagtcggcacatttcattccagtggtagttacctattctacagagcggttagctgaaatttacattcgtgagattgtccctcttcacggtgtgcccatgtctatcatttctgatcgaggtatgcagttcacctcacacttttAGAGggatgtacagcgtgagttaggcacgtgggttgagttaagtacaacatttcatccacagacagacgcaCAGTtagaatgcactattcagatattggaagatattcttcgcgcttgtgttatagactttggaggttcttgggatcaattcttgccacttgctaagtttgcttataataatagctaccagtcgagcattcagatggctccatatgaggcattatgcGGAAGGCGATGGCGtgatgtcgatcgccagttggctggtttgaaccgggagaggctcagttgttgggtaccgatttgatacaggatgccttggataaggtcaaaattattcaggatcgacttcgcatagctcagtctatgCAAAAGAGTTATTCCGGCCGTaaggttcatgatattgcattcatggttggagaaagaatattacttcgggtttcacctatgaaaggtgtaatgaggttcggaaagaagggcaagttgagccctaggtatataggaccctttgaaattcttgaaaggatgGACGAAGTAGCTTACAGGCGTACATTAACACCTAGTTTAGCAGCGGTTCATCCTGTGTTCCATGTATCTacgctccagaaatatcatggggaccagtcccatgtgttagatttcagctcagtccaattggacaaggatttgacttacgaagaggagccgatagctattctagcccggtaggttCGACAGtggaggtctaagagttatccttcggTTCGGGTGCAAAggaggggtcagccggtagaagcaactatctgggagtccgagtcggacatgcggagtaaatatccacaccttttcaccagctcatgtacttttctaattccgttcgaggacgaacgtttgttttagaggcggagaatgtgatgacccaaaaggtcatctttaaatttaatagttaattcggtgttctaagaccttgaaaagcactatttatcatccCTCGACTTGTgtgtgcagtccgtataatttcccggaaagtttttatgtgaaaaatggattaaaatgtgaaatagagttttaaaactcaactgagttgacttcggtcaacattttgatcaAACAAACTCGGATCCATGTTTTTACAGttttgataggtccgtatcgtaatttgggacttgggcgtatgcccggaatttaaattggaggtccttagctcaagttatgaccatttgacggaaactaaaaatttaaaggctaaggatttttaaattttgaccacggatttgactttttgatatctgggttggattccgattctggaagttagagtaggtctgttatgtcatttatgactagtgtgcaaaatttgatgtcaattgGACTAGtgtgtagaagttgaaatttcttagtttcattaagcttgaattggggtatgattcgtggttttagcgttgtttgatgtgatttgagatttcgactaagtccgcaatatgttttgagacttgctGGTATGTtgggacggggtcccgagtggctcgggtgagtttcggggtggtttcagaccatttctaggtcatttttagttgatggtttttggccacagaggtatgcatcacgatcgcggacaaacggtcgcgatcgcgaagaggaaaatccTGCTGCACTAACTTgaatttagaagcttatatctcaccatctataaggaatttcgagatgatctaaaaattgaaagttgtagccctttgtgtctagttttcataaaagtaaattatttgtcatttggagttctgaacaaaatgttatggtagatacactataggctgtctgggaagagtttggaaatctctttTGCATAgggccgattttggaagcttatatctcacaatctataagtaATTGGGAGATgaacaacaaatgaaagttaccttggtgtctagttttcataaatttaaaccatttgcaatttggagttttgtacaaaacgttatgaccattatactagaggctgtctggaagagctgggcacttgttcttcgcaatcgcgaagagcaaatacctgggcagtagctatatttcgaggtttcagccatttttaacatatttggagctatggagctcggattgaagcgatttgttaggcgattttcaccatatggattggggtaagtgttctatatcctaaagtgtttataatatttcatgaatctatgattatattcatcgtttattttggatttagatggaataaattggaatttttgtaaaactttccaaaaacaaaaatttaagatttgaatgtcactacccaatttcacctataggtcgtgatggcgcccaacactacagctaggcaagccaactgataaatTAAACGTACATTGTTTgaacttttaatccaagaaaataataaaataccaaattctaccaatgtgtgtgccaagacccggtgtcacaagtgtatgagcatctagtagattatacaaaacctcaaatactgtctgaaataaaaatagacagaatgaaaaaaaatacaatgacagacactggtagctgcagaacgactcagaaaggtagctcaccactatgcccctggataacgtgggtataAGATGGTAGGTTCCCCACTAGTACATGCCTcaagtcctgcacaaaaagtgcagcaagtgtagtatgcgtacgtaaacaacgtgtacccagtaagtatcaagcctaatctcgaagtggtaaagatgagatggccgactttgacactcactacgggtcaataataataattgaaataaaactagaatatataattcagcatgattcacagaatataacaataatttatttaaccaacagaaataattaaattccttcaaatgcaataattctcagtatattaactaaatttattcaattccaataaaattccagtttatcaattaatctcatttacaggaatagcaataattccttagctaaaagggataataatccttaaattctaaagatttccaaatttatcaattagcttcacaagctacaataaactatcaaagtatcgtgtaattattatgattaagtacgatttctgtcgaggtcgttcggcccaatccagaatattgtgtacactaccgagggacgtgcggcacgatccatagatgcatctatcctgccgaggcgttcggcccgatccataaaaaaggaggacattttcttatgtacctccggaataagagtatttattgtaaactttattcgagaggataataatttatttcaataattaattaatctaaacaaaaattaagcatattaaaatttcatattttttctacctttcataacaattcacaatatatacatcaaatattttaattaataaagaatacaatttacactagtaattcatgctttgagtcctaaactacctggactttagcattaatagtagctacgtacggactctcgtcacctcgtgcgtacgtagcccccgcaattagcaacaattatttaatttaatcacctatggggtaaatttctccctcacaagattagacaagagacttacctcaatttgctccaatttaatccactagaaggctctttcctcgattatccaactttgattggctcgaatctaaccataaacaattctatacaatcactaaaatttataggaatcaattctataagaaatactacatcttcaataaaaatcccgaaattaattaaaaattcgtctgtggggcccacatctttgaattcggcgaaagttatgaaatccgataattcattcaattacgagtccaaccataccagtttcactcaaatccgactccgaatcgataccgaaatctcaaaaattcgtttctatgagatttctaaaattttacaaatttcaatctcaaaacactaattaaatggtgaaaacaatgatatatttgtgtatatagaccaaatacgagttggaatcacttaccccaaatgtctttccttgaaaatctgtcaaaagtcgcctctactCAAGCTGAAGTTTGTCAAAAgtggcaaatgggtcgaatgtCTCTGTTTTTTTAACTTACAAATCTGTccagtccgatcagggagctcgatcagggagtccgatcagggagctcgatcaggggagcccGATCAGGGAGTTCGATCATGGGACCTTGATCTTGGGAGATCAATCAGGGAGTTCGATCATtagagctcgatcttgggagctcgattttgggctcgatcacagcctagaatttccagcagaagagaaaaattgttgcagctgtttaagtctaatttttgattcgttaaccatctgaaactcacccgaggcctttgggacctcaatcaaatataccaacaagtcctaaaacatcatacgaacttagtcgaacctctaaatcacatcaaacaacgctaaaaccacgaatcataccccaattcaagcttaatgaaactaagaattttcaacttctacattcgatgccggaacctatcaaatcaagtccgattgacctcacattt
This sequence is a window from Nicotiana tomentosiformis chromosome 5, ASM39032v3, whole genome shotgun sequence. Protein-coding genes within it:
- the LOC138893048 gene encoding uncharacterized protein encodes the protein MGSLAYILVGERLLVADVQTLANQFVRLDVSEPSRVLDCKVARSSLYEHIRERQHDDLHLFDLKDTVRHGGAKKVVDGVLQMQGHICVPNMDGLRELILE